One genomic segment of Cellulophaga sp. HaHaR_3_176 includes these proteins:
- a CDS encoding MFS transporter, protein MKNLTSSKATKLNLRDFKSVPMRTFWITSLAFFLCFFAWFGIVPFMPDVVKDLGLTPSQKWNSIILAVSGTVFARLIIGKLCDKYGPRLCYTYLLVFGAIPVILLGFVQTPLQFLICRLFIGFIGASFVITQFHTSIMFAPNIVGTANATSAGWGNLGGGANRLGMPLIAAAVVSFGIADEIAWRYSMVIAGVLCLSMGLVYYFFTKDTPEGNFAELKEKGEMPVFKKDEASFSSALKDYRVWILFFVYAACFGIELTVYGTMDDYLQNRFGLDRTFAGNLVLSFALMNIFARTLGGYFGDKFGNSKGLRGRVIFLAVILAAEGFMLSFFSMSTSLVVGMIFLIAFSLTVQMAEGATFSVVPFINKKAIGSISGIVGAGGNVGAFLAAILLKSKSASAESVAIASNAGLGEKTIKAAQTVASASAVSSGYFVIGGCILIASLLSLAIKFATSEEAIPSEKLNVQLADK, encoded by the coding sequence ATGAAAAATTTAACTTCAAGTAAAGCAACTAAATTAAACCTCAGAGATTTTAAAAGTGTTCCAATGCGAACATTTTGGATAACATCATTAGCATTCTTCTTGTGCTTTTTTGCATGGTTTGGTATTGTTCCTTTTATGCCTGATGTGGTTAAAGATCTTGGTTTAACACCTTCTCAAAAATGGAATTCAATTATTCTTGCAGTGTCGGGTACTGTATTTGCGCGATTGATAATAGGTAAACTATGCGATAAATACGGACCTCGATTATGTTATACTTATTTGTTAGTCTTTGGTGCAATTCCAGTAATACTTTTAGGTTTTGTGCAAACACCATTACAATTTTTAATATGTAGGTTATTTATAGGTTTTATTGGTGCATCATTTGTAATTACTCAATTTCATACTTCTATTATGTTTGCTCCTAATATAGTAGGTACGGCAAATGCAACTTCTGCAGGTTGGGGTAACCTAGGTGGTGGTGCTAACCGTTTAGGTATGCCATTAATTGCTGCTGCGGTAGTAAGTTTTGGTATTGCTGATGAAATTGCTTGGCGTTACTCTATGGTTATTGCAGGTGTATTGTGTTTATCAATGGGCTTGGTATATTATTTTTTCACGAAAGATACGCCAGAAGGAAATTTTGCAGAATTAAAAGAAAAAGGAGAGATGCCTGTTTTTAAAAAGGATGAGGCTTCTTTTTCAAGTGCATTAAAAGATTATAGAGTTTGGATTTTGTTTTTTGTTTATGCAGCTTGTTTCGGAATTGAGCTAACGGTGTATGGTACTATGGATGATTATCTGCAAAATAGATTTGGTTTAGATAGAACATTTGCGGGTAACCTAGTATTATCGTTTGCTTTGATGAATATTTTTGCCCGTACTTTGGGTGGTTATTTTGGTGATAAATTTGGGAACAGTAAAGGCTTGCGTGGTCGTGTAATTTTCTTAGCAGTTATATTAGCAGCAGAAGGATTCATGCTATCGTTTTTCTCAATGTCGACAAGTTTAGTCGTAGGTATGATATTTTTAATAGCCTTTAGTTTAACTGTTCAGATGGCGGAAGGCGCTACATTCTCAGTAGTACCATTTATTAATAAAAAAGCAATAGGCTCTATTTCAGGTATCGTAGGTGCGGGTGGTAATGTTGGTGCTTTTTTGGCTGCAATTCTATTAAAATCTAAATCTGCAAGTGCAGAAAGTGTTGCTATTGCTTCTAATGCAGGTTTGGGTGAAAAGACAATTAAAGCAGCTCAAACTGTAGCGTCTGCATCAGCCGTCTCTTCAGGATATTTTGTTATAGGAGGCTGTATTTTAATTGCTTCATTATTATCATTAGCGATAAAATTTGCTACTTCAGAAGAGGCTATTCCTTCAGAAAAATTAAATGTTCAATTAGCAGATAAATAA
- the cobA gene encoding uroporphyrinogen-III C-methyltransferase, which yields MMSSKKPKVSLVGAGPGSSDLITRRGFKVMQEASVILYDALISEELLNEIDKSIPKIYVGKRCGEHSFTQDDINKLIVENAYLYGHVVRLKGGDPFVFGRASEEIEYVESFGIPVTVVPGISSAIAVPASQGIPVTRRGISSSFWVMTATKKDGSFSQDLKLAAQSSATLVILMGVRKFNDIAAEVSKYRKTTTPFAIIQNGTLEKETCITGVLSNTTKKLHLINTSLPGIIVIGDVVAEHPSFFEEELQRVLNSNL from the coding sequence ATGATGTCAAGCAAAAAACCAAAAGTTAGTTTAGTAGGTGCAGGCCCTGGTAGTAGTGACTTAATAACACGAAGAGGTTTTAAGGTAATGCAAGAGGCATCTGTAATTTTGTATGATGCTTTAATTAGTGAAGAATTATTAAATGAAATAGATAAAAGCATTCCAAAAATATACGTAGGTAAACGTTGTGGAGAACATTCTTTTACGCAAGATGATATCAATAAATTAATTGTAGAAAATGCTTATTTATATGGGCACGTGGTACGTTTAAAAGGGGGAGACCCTTTTGTATTTGGCAGAGCGAGCGAGGAGATTGAGTATGTAGAGTCTTTTGGGATACCAGTAACTGTTGTTCCAGGTATTAGTAGTGCTATAGCTGTGCCAGCAAGTCAAGGAATTCCTGTAACTCGAAGAGGTATTAGCAGTAGCTTTTGGGTTATGACTGCAACTAAAAAAGACGGATCGTTTTCGCAAGATCTTAAATTGGCTGCTCAATCTTCAGCAACACTTGTTATATTAATGGGTGTACGTAAATTTAATGATATAGCAGCAGAAGTATCTAAGTATAGAAAAACAACTACTCCGTTTGCAATAATTCAAAACGGAACCTTAGAAAAGGAAACCTGTATAACAGGAGTTTTAAGTAATACTACAAAGAAGTTACATTTAATAAACACTTCATTACCAGGTATTATTGTTATTGGTGACGTAGTCGCAGAGCATCCTTCTTTTTTTGAAGAAGAGCTGCAACGTGTTTTAAATTCCAACCTTTAA
- the nirB gene encoding nitrite reductase large subunit NirB → MKTVIVVGNGMVGYKFCEKFIAKETSKDYKLIVFGDEPRPAYDRVHLSEFFENQDAKALEMAPAEWYAENGIELMVNERVSDINREEKTITTAKNRDFSYDYLVLATGSSAFVPPIKGVEKKGVFVYRTIEDLEGMLSYAAEIKAKNPNAKAAVLGGGLLGLEAGKAVMDMGLEPHIVEFAPKLMPRQLDSRSSQVLQLKLESIGLHIHLSKATNQILGDDTITGMEFGEDDVLDVEMLVISAGIRPRDELGKSSGLKMGVRGGITVDNKMQTSDENIYAIGEIALYNQMIYGLVAPGYEMATVAVDQITGNTENVMAAEIDMSTKLKLIGVDVASFGEPFMPAAKGHSVIFENKTQHLYKRINVSLDGKKLLGGILVGDASDYSMLHQIYLNSMPIPSDPSQLILPAGDGGASFGSAMDLPDTAVVCSCEAVTKGQVCCSVKDDGNETVKDVAKATKATTGCGGCKPMVTDLVNETLKSLGKVVKERICEHFDYSRQELYDIVKMKSIQDYDELLDTHGKGNGCETCKPLAASLFASIFNETANKQDTIQDTNDRYLANIQRNGTYSVVPRVAGGEISPKQMIAMGRIAQKYDLYTKITGGQRIDMFGAKLHELPLIWEELIAEGFETGQAYGKSLRTVKSCVGSTWCRYGMDESVSFAIEIENRYKGIRSPHKFKGGVSGCIRECAEARGKDFGFIAVEGGWNIYIGGNGGATPKHALLLAEKVDKETAIKYVDRFLMYYIQTAQPLMRTAAWLDKLEGGIDYVKDVVINDCLGIVDQLDKEMQHLVDTYKCEWKEAIENPEIRAKYTHFVNSTEEDENIEFVSLREQKMPTPWV, encoded by the coding sequence ATGAAAACCGTGATCGTAGTAGGAAATGGAATGGTAGGATATAAATTTTGTGAAAAATTTATAGCTAAAGAAACAAGTAAAGACTATAAACTTATTGTTTTTGGTGATGAGCCAAGACCTGCCTATGACCGTGTTCATTTAAGTGAGTTTTTTGAAAACCAAGATGCAAAGGCTTTAGAAATGGCTCCCGCAGAGTGGTATGCAGAGAATGGTATAGAGCTTATGGTTAACGAACGCGTCTCAGACATTAACCGTGAAGAGAAAACAATTACTACAGCAAAAAATCGTGATTTTTCTTATGATTACCTTGTTTTAGCAACGGGTTCATCTGCTTTTGTACCACCTATTAAAGGAGTGGAGAAAAAGGGTGTGTTTGTATACCGTACAATTGAAGATTTAGAAGGCATGCTGTCTTATGCTGCTGAGATAAAAGCAAAAAACCCTAATGCTAAAGCCGCTGTATTAGGAGGAGGCCTTTTAGGGTTAGAGGCAGGAAAAGCGGTAATGGATATGGGCTTAGAACCTCATATTGTAGAATTTGCTCCTAAATTAATGCCAAGACAATTGGATTCTAGAAGTAGTCAAGTGTTACAATTAAAATTAGAATCTATTGGGTTACACATTCATTTAAGCAAAGCAACCAACCAAATTTTAGGTGACGATACTATTACTGGTATGGAATTTGGCGAAGATGATGTTTTAGATGTAGAAATGCTTGTGATATCAGCAGGTATTCGTCCAAGAGATGAACTAGGAAAATCTAGTGGTTTAAAAATGGGTGTACGTGGTGGTATAACTGTAGATAATAAAATGCAAACCTCTGATGAGAATATATATGCCATTGGAGAAATAGCCTTATACAATCAAATGATTTATGGATTAGTAGCTCCTGGTTATGAAATGGCCACAGTAGCTGTTGATCAAATCACAGGAAATACAGAAAATGTAATGGCTGCTGAGATTGATATGTCTACCAAACTTAAATTAATAGGGGTTGATGTTGCAAGCTTTGGAGAGCCATTCATGCCTGCAGCTAAAGGGCATTCTGTGATTTTTGAAAATAAAACACAACACTTATATAAAAGGATAAATGTAAGCCTTGATGGTAAAAAACTATTAGGTGGTATTTTAGTTGGTGACGCTTCTGACTATAGCATGTTACATCAAATTTATTTGAATAGCATGCCTATACCTTCAGATCCTTCACAATTAATACTTCCTGCTGGTGATGGTGGTGCATCTTTTGGTAGCGCTATGGATTTACCTGATACTGCTGTTGTTTGTTCTTGTGAAGCTGTTACTAAAGGGCAAGTTTGTTGTTCTGTAAAAGATGATGGCAATGAAACCGTTAAAGATGTTGCTAAAGCTACCAAAGCAACTACTGGTTGTGGCGGTTGTAAACCTATGGTTACAGATTTAGTCAATGAAACATTAAAATCTTTAGGTAAGGTTGTAAAAGAACGAATTTGCGAACATTTTGATTATTCTCGTCAAGAATTGTATGACATCGTAAAAATGAAAAGCATTCAAGACTATGATGAATTATTAGATACGCATGGAAAAGGAAACGGTTGCGAAACCTGTAAACCTTTAGCAGCTTCATTATTCGCTAGTATTTTTAACGAGACAGCAAATAAACAAGATACCATACAAGATACCAACGATAGGTATTTAGCAAACATTCAACGAAATGGTACGTACTCTGTAGTACCACGTGTTGCTGGTGGTGAAATTTCACCGAAGCAAATGATTGCAATGGGTAGAATTGCCCAAAAATATGACTTGTATACCAAAATTACGGGTGGTCAAAGAATAGATATGTTCGGTGCCAAACTGCATGAATTACCATTGATTTGGGAAGAGTTAATTGCAGAAGGTTTTGAAACTGGACAAGCCTATGGAAAATCATTACGTACCGTAAAAAGCTGTGTAGGTTCTACATGGTGTAGATATGGTATGGACGAAAGTGTGAGTTTCGCCATTGAAATAGAAAATAGATATAAAGGTATTCGTTCTCCTCACAAATTTAAAGGTGGTGTTTCTGGTTGTATCCGTGAATGTGCTGAAGCCCGTGGTAAAGATTTTGGTTTTATAGCTGTAGAAGGTGGCTGGAATATATACATCGGCGGAAACGGAGGTGCAACTCCCAAACATGCATTACTATTAGCTGAAAAAGTAGATAAAGAAACTGCTATAAAATATGTTGATCGTTTTTTAATGTACTATATACAAACTGCACAACCTTTAATGCGTACTGCTGCTTGGTTAGATAAATTAGAAGGTGGTATTGATTATGTAAAAGATGTTGTGATTAATGATTGTTTGGGTATTGTCGATCAATTAGATAAAGAAATGCAACATTTAGTAGATACTTATAAATGCGAATGGAAAGAAGCAATTGAAAATCCTGAAATAAGAGCTAAATATACACACTTTGTAAACTCAACTGAAGAAGATGAGAACATTGAGTTTGTTTCTTTAAGAGAACAAAAAATGCCTACTCCTTGGGTTTAG
- the nirD gene encoding nitrite reductase small subunit NirD, with translation MIDSILKEYSTTALEEVTIWYKAAAVTKFPKNGGACVKYNNRQIAVFNFTRENKWYACQNLCPHKMEMVLSRGMIGEDMGTPKVACPLHKNTFSLETGENLNGSLEAISTYPVKIEDGFVYIGFSE, from the coding sequence ATGATAGATTCAATTTTAAAAGAATACTCTACAACAGCACTTGAAGAAGTTACTATTTGGTATAAAGCTGCAGCAGTGACTAAGTTTCCTAAAAATGGCGGTGCATGTGTAAAATACAATAATCGCCAAATTGCAGTTTTCAATTTTACTCGAGAAAATAAATGGTATGCTTGTCAAAATTTATGTCCACATAAAATGGAAATGGTGCTTTCTCGCGGAATGATTGGTGAAGATATGGGCACTCCAAAAGTAGCTTGTCCTTTACATAAAAACACTTTTTCATTAGAAACAGGAGAAAATTTAAATGGTTCTTTAGAAGCAATTTCAACATATCCCGTAAAAATAGAAGATGGTTTTGTGTATATTGGTTTTTCTGAATAG
- a CDS encoding DUF4202 domain-containing protein, producing MATSDKLKKAFDLFDKANEQDPNKEVYNGSEYAKEVLYAIRMTDKLNSFAPDASEAVQLTARCQHICRWEISRDSYEMNRTGYLKWRQDLKKFHADKAGEILKTVGYDKDTIDNVAFLLEKKQLKKNEETQTMEDVICLVFLEFYFEPFAKKYSEEKLIDILQKTWRKMSKKGQEAALKLPLSESSLALVGKALQG from the coding sequence ATGGCAACATCGGATAAATTAAAAAAAGCTTTTGATCTTTTTGACAAAGCTAATGAGCAAGATCCTAATAAAGAAGTATATAACGGGTCTGAATATGCTAAAGAAGTTCTTTATGCCATCCGAATGACTGATAAGTTAAACTCATTTGCTCCTGATGCTTCCGAAGCAGTTCAACTTACCGCACGTTGTCAACATATTTGTAGATGGGAAATTTCGAGAGATTCTTATGAAATGAATAGAACTGGCTACCTTAAATGGAGACAAGATCTTAAAAAATTTCATGCTGATAAAGCTGGAGAAATTTTGAAAACTGTTGGCTATGATAAAGACACAATAGATAATGTTGCTTTTTTATTAGAAAAAAAACAATTAAAGAAAAACGAAGAGACACAAACAATGGAAGATGTTATTTGTTTGGTATTTTTAGAATTCTATTTTGAACCATTTGCTAAAAAATATTCTGAAGAAAAACTCATCGACATCCTTCAGAAAACATGGCGTAAAATGTCTAAAAAAGGGCAAGAAGCTGCCTTAAAACTGCCTTTATCAGAAAGTTCTCTTGCCTTGGTAGGCAAAGCACTGCAAGGGTAG
- a CDS encoding ATP-binding protein, translated as MMDIKFEQPLDSSTFLRIRKWYLLALAAIALTIIVAQILIQVHLNAQLDDSRVINVAGRQRAYSQKLVKEALLLKQSGSDKKQILTELKKTITTWKISHAALQFGNDSMGIQKETHEDILALFKKITPHHTAMITAAQQVIAEEEKLTLSPSSVTQKNIQTLLDNERTFLRLMDVIVNEYDNRSKTQLENLKFKEYLLLIFSLLILFLEILFIFKPLSLQIKNTISRLMNNQLESEANTDKIQHLYQEKEKSLQELQELNFVIDNAALFASAKNDGGIVFISKKFQELLGCTSSDLSMPLSELLTINEGQQEYLKEVLKSNRKSIRSEEIKIRTKKEQDIWLDMSIIPLHQSTKKQSILILCSDITERKENQEKVEQLTKQNFEDKMLQKKMQASQVVEGQEEERKRIAKDIHDGIGQMLTALKFNIESINLENTAKTAEKIAYLKTLCSDLIKGVRTATFNLTPPELKDHGIFPALHKMTTELSKLTGKNILFDNKTDKHIRFDSLAETNIYRVAQEAVNNAIKYADATYILLTINYSDGILSVVVDDNGKGFDNSILKDTPKNNSEGGMGLFYMKERISYINGRLFINSEPGKGTRITINYKTDEA; from the coding sequence ATGATGGATATAAAATTTGAGCAACCACTAGACTCTTCTACCTTTTTGAGAATTCGAAAATGGTATTTGCTTGCTCTAGCCGCAATTGCACTTACTATTATTGTAGCTCAAATTTTAATACAAGTGCATTTAAACGCTCAACTTGATGATTCTAGGGTAATTAACGTAGCGGGAAGACAGCGTGCTTATAGTCAGAAATTAGTCAAAGAAGCACTGCTATTAAAACAGTCTGGCTCTGATAAGAAGCAAATACTTACGGAATTAAAAAAGACCATCACTACTTGGAAAATATCTCATGCGGCCTTACAATTCGGGAATGATTCTATGGGGATTCAAAAAGAAACCCACGAAGATATACTCGCCTTATTTAAAAAAATAACGCCACACCATACAGCAATGATCACGGCTGCACAACAGGTGATTGCAGAAGAAGAAAAATTAACACTAAGTCCCTCATCAGTTACACAAAAAAACATTCAAACGCTTCTTGATAACGAACGTACTTTTTTAAGATTGATGGATGTTATTGTTAATGAATACGATAATCGGAGTAAAACACAACTAGAAAATTTAAAATTTAAAGAATACCTTCTACTTATCTTTTCATTACTCATATTATTTCTAGAAATCCTCTTTATATTTAAACCATTATCACTTCAAATTAAAAATACTATTTCTAGGTTGATGAACAATCAATTAGAATCTGAAGCTAATACAGATAAGATTCAACATTTATATCAAGAAAAAGAAAAATCATTACAAGAATTACAGGAGTTGAATTTTGTCATTGATAATGCCGCCTTATTTGCAAGTGCTAAAAATGATGGCGGAATAGTTTTTATAAGTAAGAAATTTCAAGAATTACTAGGCTGTACATCATCAGACCTATCTATGCCATTGTCTGAGTTATTAACTATAAATGAAGGTCAGCAAGAATATTTAAAAGAGGTTTTAAAAAGTAACCGAAAAAGCATACGATCTGAAGAAATAAAAATTAGAACTAAAAAAGAACAAGATATTTGGTTAGATATGTCTATCATTCCACTACATCAATCTACCAAAAAACAAAGTATTTTAATACTTTGTTCTGATATTACAGAGCGTAAAGAAAATCAAGAAAAAGTAGAGCAATTAACTAAGCAGAATTTTGAAGATAAAATGCTTCAGAAAAAAATGCAGGCCAGTCAAGTTGTAGAGGGCCAAGAAGAAGAGCGAAAGCGTATTGCTAAAGATATACACGATGGTATTGGGCAAATGCTAACTGCTTTAAAATTTAATATAGAATCTATTAATTTAGAGAATACTGCTAAAACTGCAGAAAAAATAGCCTATTTAAAAACATTGTGCTCTGATTTAATAAAAGGTGTGCGTACTGCTACATTTAACCTTACACCACCTGAACTTAAAGATCATGGTATTTTCCCTGCATTGCATAAAATGACTACAGAGTTATCTAAATTAACTGGTAAAAACATTCTTTTCGATAATAAAACAGATAAACATATTCGTTTTGATTCTTTAGCGGAAACTAATATTTATAGAGTAGCTCAAGAAGCTGTAAATAATGCTATCAAATATGCTGATGCAACTTACATATTGTTAACTATAAACTACAGTGATGGTATTTTAAGCGTTGTTGTAGATGATAACGGAAAAGGATTTGATAACTCGATTTTAAAAGACACACCAAAAAATAATAGCGAAGGCGGAATGGGTCTTTTTTATATGAAAGAACGAATTAGTTATATTAACGGGCGTTTATTCATAAATTCAGAACCCGGTAAAGGCACAAGAATCACTATAAATTATAAAACAGATGAAGCCTAA
- a CDS encoding alpha/beta hydrolase has translation MIKTQFTLLAFLLITCSIWSQNRYKDTIFSSIQKRTFNYADTLLLDFYDSKSDIKKMRPLVILVHGGGFVAGQRNGGDEKGLSTILAKRGYAVASINYRLTLKGKSFGCDCQTDIKMNTYVQAVEDVIKSIYYLTTYDTTFKVDPNKIILIGSSAGAETILNTIIMKNNYLFQHIKYPNTKVIGAVSFAGATINSDYLTQENLVPMLFFHGQLDNKIPFGIASHHYCPSNSNGYLILDGPKKITNRIKELDGSYIVNIDPDGGHEWASLGYKFTDKIIDFLYLNVLNKEPIQDTQVVNYPFLKL, from the coding sequence ATGATAAAAACACAGTTTACATTACTTGCTTTTCTTTTAATAACCTGCTCTATTTGGAGTCAAAACAGATACAAAGACACTATTTTTTCATCTATACAAAAAAGAACTTTTAATTATGCAGACACACTCCTGCTAGATTTTTATGATTCTAAATCTGATATTAAAAAAATGAGACCTCTTGTGATTTTGGTTCATGGCGGTGGTTTTGTTGCAGGCCAAAGAAATGGAGGAGACGAAAAAGGTTTAAGTACTATATTAGCTAAAAGAGGTTATGCTGTTGCCTCTATAAATTACCGGTTGACACTAAAAGGAAAATCTTTTGGCTGTGATTGCCAAACGGATATTAAAATGAATACCTATGTTCAAGCTGTTGAAGATGTTATAAAGTCTATATATTATTTAACAACTTATGATACAACTTTTAAAGTTGACCCAAATAAAATTATATTAATAGGTAGTAGTGCGGGCGCAGAAACAATTTTAAATACAATTATTATGAAAAATAATTACTTGTTTCAGCATATTAAATACCCTAACACTAAAGTAATTGGCGCTGTAAGCTTTGCTGGCGCAACAATAAATAGCGATTATTTGACTCAAGAAAATTTAGTTCCGATGCTCTTTTTTCATGGTCAATTAGATAATAAAATTCCGTTTGGGATTGCATCACACCACTATTGCCCATCAAACTCTAATGGTTATTTAATTTTAGATGGACCTAAAAAAATTACAAATAGAATTAAAGAATTAGACGGATCTTATATTGTAAATATAGATCCTGATGGAGGACATGAATGGGCTTCACTTGGATACAAATTCACTGATAAAATAATTGATTTTCTTTATTTAAATGTTTTAAATAAAGAGCCTATTCAAGACACACAAGTAGTTAATTACCCTTTTTTAAAACTATAA
- a CDS encoding zinc-dependent peptidase, with amino-acid sequence MPYWLASILPALLLGYLVWFFLMRKKEPKIKQFIEAWKKILQDNVDFYAELDAENKSKFEAEVLYFLNEVTITGVDVQIDDTDCLLVASSAVIPLFGFPELRYRNINEVLLYKDSFNEDHQTEGSGRTILGKVGSGDMNRLMILSLPALRAGFALKESESNVGIHEFVHLIDKADGAVDGIPESIMKKQFILPWLNIMHQEIEKINEKDSDINPYGATSQIEFLSVVSEYFFNQPEKLKEKHPELYSLLSKIYAQDRA; translated from the coding sequence ATGCCTTATTGGTTAGCAAGCATATTACCTGCACTTTTGTTGGGGTATTTAGTTTGGTTTTTTTTAATGAGGAAAAAAGAACCTAAAATCAAACAATTCATTGAAGCATGGAAAAAAATATTACAAGATAATGTAGATTTCTATGCAGAATTAGATGCAGAAAATAAATCAAAATTTGAAGCTGAGGTTCTTTACTTTTTAAATGAAGTAACCATAACGGGTGTAGATGTACAAATTGATGACACAGATTGCCTGCTTGTTGCTTCGAGTGCTGTGATACCTCTTTTTGGTTTTCCAGAATTACGTTACCGAAATATTAATGAAGTACTTTTATATAAAGACTCCTTCAATGAAGATCATCAGACAGAAGGTAGTGGACGTACTATTTTAGGTAAAGTTGGTTCTGGAGATATGAATCGGTTAATGATTTTGTCACTACCTGCATTACGAGCTGGCTTTGCTTTAAAAGAAAGTGAAAGTAACGTCGGTATACATGAATTTGTACATTTAATAGATAAGGCTGATGGTGCTGTAGATGGTATTCCTGAAAGTATTATGAAAAAGCAATTCATACTACCTTGGTTGAACATTATGCATCAAGAAATTGAAAAAATTAACGAAAAAGATTCAGATATTAATCCATACGGAGCTACAAGTCAGATAGAATTTTTGAGTGTAGTAAGTGAATACTTCTTTAATCAACCAGAAAAACTCAAAGAAAAACACCCTGAATTATATAGCTTGTTGTCTAAAATTTATGCTCAAGATAGAGCATGA